From the genome of Salvelinus sp. IW2-2015 unplaced genomic scaffold, ASM291031v2 Un_scaffold2856, whole genome shotgun sequence:
TCAGGATAAGCACTTAATTAACAGAGACTACAAAACATtgttcacttaaaaaaaaaacacacagtacAATCACATCTGTATGAACAGTTAACCGGATGTTGttcagagaaagaggaaggaccTTGYGAGTACTTTAGGTGTGTTCCTGTAGCAGCagataagggggggggggcagtaccAGGCCTGGAGTAAACACTGCAGCTCCGGCTACAAACAACTAGCTAAGTAGAATTAGTCTCGGGAGTATCGTATTGTTGTTCCCAATGCCAGCTTTCAGGCCGAGTCTGTGCGCTTGGTCAACCTACACCTGGAGCAAAGTAGTGTGACAWCATCCCACTACCTAAAGATCCTGCAGCCAGTCACCGGAGCATTTCATAATATATGCTATTATCCAAAgcatttcaaaatggttgactGGGTGGGATTTGACTTGTTGTGGTTGGTACTGCCTTGGTCTGTCTCTGGCATGGCCGCTCCATGGTGGCAGAAGTGGGATCCCAAGCTTATTCTGGCTCCGTCCATCTGTCTTTGTAGCAGCAGTCCTTGAAGTAGTTATTTGTGTGGGGTGACGGGTAACGCTGCTTTGTGAGTGTTGTGCAGAAGGGTCCAGGTTCGAGCCCAGGGATGGGCCTGGACGAGGCCTACTCTGTTACACTAGGGGTAGCCTGGGCAGTCCTCGTCATGCTGGGGGTAGCTTGTGGCAGTCCTCGTCATGCTGGGGGTAGCTTGTTGGCAGTCCTCGTCATGCTGGGGTAGCTTGTGGCAGTCCTCGTCATGCTGGGGTAGCTTGGGCGTCTAGTCTGCCTGGGCAGTCCTAGTCTGCCTGGGGTAGTTTACTCTGGGAGTCCTAGTCTGCCTGGGGGTAGTTTCTCTGGGCAGTCCTAGTCTGCCTGGGGGTATTTACTCTGGAAGTCTAGTCTGCCTGGGGGTAGTTACTCTGGCGAGTCTCTAGTCCTAGTCCTGCCTGGgggtagtttactctgggcagtCCTAGTCTGCCTGGgggtagtttactctgggcagtCCTAGGTGTGCACAGTGTAGTCTGGGCAGGGGTGGCTGTGGCGGTGCGTTAAGATGAAGAGGGCAGCCTGGTGCCACCAGTAGAACATCACAATGACCAGAACATGCCACACCTGGTGGCTGGAGCCCAGGTAGTTCAACTGACCTGAGGGAAGACGCAAAGGCATGGTTATGATGGGTTTACAAAAAACATTAAAGAATGCATGGTTTCCTAACCATAACAAGGGACCTGAAATGTCATCTAGGCTCAATTTTTTCCTGTGATTCCATCTCCCCGCTTAATTCTCAACCATTTTAAAGGAGACGGACTAAAGTCCACTCACACCTTCTCCAAATCTTTTTCCAAGAAAAAGGCGAGAGGATGCAAGTAAAGAGAGGAAGAACTCAAAGTCGTGAGTGTACCTGGGAAGTAGCGTTCAGGGACCTTCGAGACGTAGAAGATGAAGGCTAAGGCAGCGATCACGTACATCCCCAGAACACGAGGAATAAAAGACTGGAGATGAGAAGAATATTAGATAATATATAGTTGCATTGGGTGTAGTCCGCTAGGGGACGATTCAAGGAGTGACATTTAGAAAAATACCCGTAGGGTTAGTTTCCTAGACACAGTTTAGGCCGTATCCTGGKCTAAAATACAGATACTCCactgagcagatgatggtgtccAGAACGAGGCTTAATCAgtgtccgggaaaccagcccTTAAAGTTTAGAGTCCTTTggagataagagcgtctgctaaatgacttaaatgtaaatgtaaatgtagttagcTGACCTGTACGATCTCCGAAGAGAAGCCCCCGTTGAGCCAGACCCAGTGTACGGTGGGGATGAGGCCGTAGCCGGCCACGCTGCAGAAGAGAATGGAGCGGAGCCGCTGCCACTGCTTGCTGAGGTAGTGCGGGTGGATCTGGGCAAAGAACACCGCCAGGATCATAGCTAGCACCGTCACCAGGTACACCTGACGCCAGTACTGAAATGAGAAGGAATAGAACAGATATTGTCCATTTTTACAATAGAAATGGATTGATTTGCTCGGggggggggctcccgagtggcacaggcgtcactacagaccctggttcgaatccaggctgtatcacaaccggacgtgattgggtggcgcacaaatggcccagcatcgcccggtgtttggccgtcattgtaaataagaatttgttcttaactgacttgcctagttaaataaaataaaaatatatatttatacaccCAATGTCTCACACAAACGTCTGAGGATATGAAATGTGTTGCACCTGTTAATTAAGTAGACCTWTATATTCTTCAAGTGTTTAAAAAATACACGATACTTTTCCAGGGAATTTATTCGCTTGCCAATTTGAGTGGAATTCACAGGGATTTCATTTTCACAAGGAAAATACCAACACACAGGACTACTGGGATATACACTTCAAGTATTTTCCATTCCTCATAAACCCATTCCACAAAGCGTGACTTCATTKTATTTCAGTTATATtactaaaaacaaatgtattttttaaacccAGACCTTTTTTCTTTGGGGAATCGGCTGAGTATTCACCCAGAGTGGAGAAGTCATGGTAGGCAGGGGAGGAGATGGTTGTCTCCCCTATGTGTGAATGTCATATGGTGGGTAAACAGGAGTGACGGACCGCAGCCATCTGGTTCTGACTGGAGCAGATTTCAGTCGCGTTCTGGGGGGGCACAATAACCCAGCACTTCCAATATGCGGGGGAAAGAGCTAACTGGCGGTGCCGCCAGAACTCTGACAGAAACAAGTGAGGGGTGGCTGGAGAAGGAACCGATGGGACACGCTTCCAAGTCTAAGTGGTTTTCTTTCAGCAGTACAGAGCAGCAATGAAATGAAACATGTATTATTTTTGATGGGAACAATGCATTTGAAGTGATACATTCAATGAACTCTTTTCAAGGGTCACCATGTAGAAATGGTGAAAGCTGAGAAAGTAGGCTCCACTACTACACTAGAGTCCTTAAGGAGTCAAACTGAACTGTTCAGAACAAAGATGCAGGGATGGAAAATGAAGCAAGCCCGCTAGCCTGAGGTTATTGAAGCTAGCCCGCCAGCCCGAGGTCAGTGAAGCTAGCCCGAGGTCAGTGAAGCTAGCCCGAGGTCAGTGAAGCTAGCCCGAGGTCAGTGAAGCTAGCCCGAGGTCAGTGAAGCCAGCCCGCTAGCCCGAGGTCAGTGAAGCCAGCCCGAGGTCAGTGAAGCCAACCCGCTAGCCCGAGGTCAGTGAAGCCAACCCGCTAGCCCGAGGTTAGTACAGTGAAAAACCTTTCTTTCCGGCTCTTtcccataataataataatataatacatgagaaataagaagaacacgagaagtaagtaagctatatacaggcccagttccagggtcagtagctatatacaggctcagttccagggtcagtagctatatacaggctcagttccagggtcagtagctatatacaggcccagttccagggtcagtagctatatacagggtcagttccagggtcagtagctatatacagggacagttccagggtcagtagctatatacaatGTGCAAAAATAAAACAAGGGTCAAGTCAGAAAGCCTGTGTAGCCATtatgttagctatttatcagtcttatggcttggggatagaagctgttcaggagcctgttggtgtcagacttgttgcTCAGGTACGGCATGCCATgcggaaagagagagaactgtctattgcttgggtggctggagtctttaacaattaccAATGGGCTTGCGTTCTGGGAAAGGCAAATGTACGCTCAGCCAGACGAATGCTCCGCCAATATGAATCAAGTTAAGTACGTATCTGACGTTAGAGAGCAATGGTCCGATGCTTACCAAAGGCACATATCGCCCACTGTTCCAATTCTTGATTCGCTTCCTGACAAGCAAAGTAATTTGGCCTCTCTCGAATTTCCTGAGTCTGCAAACAGAGGTGATACAACTCATGTCTCTGTAAAGCAGATGAACACTGTGCAACTCACCTACATGCTTTTAAGGAACCAACTGATGTGGCGTGTTTCATGCATCTGTGCTATCGTACGTAGGCATTAGTCTCTGGAGCATTTGATGTGTCACTCATAAATGTTAAACTGCTTTTTTTTCCGAAGGGCCTCGTGCGTTGGAATTCTCGATCTCAACTTTGTGCTTTGCGGGCCTGTCCTGGCTTTGCTCAGAGTGGGCATAATCAGCTGTTATCCTCACCGGCGCGGTCCTCCATCGCTTATCTGCTATATCTCGTTGGCGTGGTGCACTCCGCTCCAGCTGGTTATCTTCTCGCTGTTGGACGCTGGCTCATCTGTGGTGCGCGGATGCTCCGCGTCGAGCGATCACGTGGTCCGGATGACTTTCGCGCGTGCATGTCGCGCCCCGCTCGCGGTAGGTCGGGCGCGGCCCACTCAC
Proteins encoded in this window:
- the paqr3a gene encoding progestin and adipoQ receptor family member 3 — translated: MYSNSYKKYLNGSNYAYTKLKADDCDAAVTPKRSCSSTMPQKLMKSAHYIELGGRYQYWPVLVPRGIRLYTYEQIPVFLRDNPYITDGYRAYLPSRLCIKSLFILSNETVNIWSHLLGFLLFFTLGIYDMASVLPATGASREDYVIYSIGLFCFQVGTIPYLVRCLLYPTRYGRLCHSGAPPPSKSIHFYCKNGQYLFYSFSFQYWRQVYLVTVLAMILAVFFAQIHPHYLSKQWQRLRSILFCSVAGYGLIPTVHWVWLNGGFSSEIVQSFIPRVLGMYVIAALAFIFYVSKVPERYFPGQLNYLGSSHQVWHVLVIVMFYWWHQAALFILTHRHSHPCPDYTVHT